A single genomic interval of Nonomuraea rubra harbors:
- a CDS encoding LysR family transcriptional regulator, giving the protein MLDPGRLRLLNEFAEHGTMTAVAEVCGLTSSGVSQQLAVLEREAGVPLFERAGRRVRLTAEGDRLVRHARIVLDALGAAEEDLRSASTPRGPVRVACFATAAVARLLPAIAAARVRHPGLHVIVQELEPREAAEALRAGGCDVAIVFTYSLIPEEPRPGVTRRFAGVEPMLMALPADHPEASGSVDLRALREEPWIAGSQGTSDHEMLDRACALAGFRPNVIHTADDYALVLRMVREGLGAALVPELVATAVGVPAGVVLRPISTIEITRTTYALIRTATPAVNAVLDLLLE; this is encoded by the coding sequence GTGTTGGATCCGGGCAGGTTGCGCCTGCTGAACGAGTTCGCCGAGCACGGCACGATGACGGCCGTCGCCGAGGTGTGCGGGCTGACCTCGTCCGGCGTGTCGCAGCAGCTCGCCGTCCTGGAGCGGGAGGCCGGGGTGCCGCTGTTCGAGCGGGCGGGCCGGCGGGTCCGGCTGACCGCCGAGGGGGACCGGCTCGTACGGCACGCGCGCATCGTCCTGGACGCCCTCGGCGCCGCCGAGGAGGATCTGCGCTCGGCCTCCACCCCGAGAGGGCCGGTCAGGGTGGCCTGTTTCGCCACGGCGGCCGTCGCCCGCCTCCTGCCCGCGATCGCCGCGGCCCGGGTCCGCCACCCCGGCCTGCACGTGATCGTGCAGGAGCTCGAACCCCGCGAGGCCGCCGAGGCGCTGCGTGCCGGCGGCTGCGACGTGGCGATCGTGTTCACCTACAGCCTCATCCCCGAGGAGCCCCGGCCCGGGGTCACGCGCCGGTTCGCGGGCGTCGAGCCGATGCTGATGGCCCTGCCCGCCGATCATCCGGAGGCGTCCGGCTCGGTGGACCTGCGCGCCCTGCGCGAGGAGCCGTGGATCGCCGGCTCGCAGGGGACCAGCGACCACGAGATGCTCGACCGCGCCTGCGCCCTGGCGGGCTTCCGGCCGAACGTCATCCACACGGCCGACGACTACGCGCTCGTGCTGCGCATGGTGCGCGAGGGGCTGGGCGCGGCCCTGGTCCCCGAGCTGGTCGCCACCGCCGTCGGCGTGCCGGCAGGCGTCGTGCTGCGCCCGATCTCCACGATCGAGATCACCCGCACCACGTACGCGCTCATCCGCACCGCGACCCCGGCCGTCAACGCCGTCCTCGACCTGCTCCTCGAGTGA